CGATAAGAACCTCCTATCCAGAATACACGTTCTATGAGCAACATCGCATTCAGGTCTATATTAGTTGGCCCTTTCAAATCATCCTTCATCATGATAGATGGTTTCAGTTTCACCTGCTCAGAAAGTGACACCATAAAACCTGCGGATACATATAAATGCATGGTCTTACGGATATTCTTATAATCATACCCATTCCATTTATAATCAGAAGTGAGATACTGGCTGAAAAGGTTTAATGCTGATACGCTCACAAACACTGCAGGAGCATGGTAATAAATACCAAAGCGGGCATCCGGTGTAATGGTATTCACGCCTCCGCCGGGGAATACAGCATCTTCTGCATCAAAGTATTGCAGGTTGTTGCCATCCAGGTGATATTGTGAGGCGCCTACCCCTAAGCCAAAAGATAGATGTCGTGTCCTGTTCACATTTAAAGGAATACTGTAGGCGTAAGATGCATAAATTGAATAAGCCTGTTGCGGACCTAACATATCTGCCAGTACCTGCACGCCCAGCCCCATTCCGGCTTTATCTTTATCATTGCGCAAAGGTCCGTCAAATGATACCCCGAAAGTACGCGGAGCACCCGGTAGCCCCGTCCATTGCTGCCGG
This window of the Chitinophaga sancti genome carries:
- a CDS encoding PorP/SprF family type IX secretion system membrane protein — encoded protein: MRPLLFLFLITTLHVSAQQNVQFSQYIFNGLSVNPAYAGYKGAWYLNTIARQQWTGLPGAPRTFGVSFDGPLRNDKDKAGMGLGVQVLADMLGPQQAYSIYASYAYSIPLNVNRTRHLSFGLGVGASQYHLDGNNLQYFDAEDAVFPGGGVNTITPDARFGIYYHAPAVFVSVSALNLFSQYLTSDYKWNGYDYKNIRKTMHLYVSAGFMVSLSEQVKLKPSIMMKDDLKGPTNIDLNAMLLIERVFWIGGSYRTALPVWRKALPSSLDPKNAASAIVEYYLNDTYRIGYAYDININELANAQSGSHEISIGILFHSKKYSVSSPRYF